The sequence AAATCACGTATAAGCGAAGCACACCTGTCTGGACAAAGCGAGTTTCCTTGAAATAATTCTTTTATACAAATCACTTAAAAATGTAAAATTATGAGCTCAGGTAAAGTAGTACTAGGCGTTCTGGCAGGTGTTGCTGTCGGTGCTTTATTAGGTATTCTGTTTGCTCCCGACAAAGGTTCCAAAACAAGAAAAAAAATAATAAGAAAGGGCGGAGACACATTAGATGACTTAAAAGAAAAATTTAGTGATTTATTGGATAATATCACTGAAAAATACGAAGCGGTTAAAGAGGAAGCCGCAGATCTGGCTGAAAAGGTAAAAAGTAAAGCTGAAGATGTTAAGCCTGCGAAAAGCTGAGAATTGTTGATTGCTTTCTCCAGCTATTTAAAGCGATAAATATAATAAACATGGAAGACAAAGGAGGTTTACTGGAATCCCTGTTTGAAAGAGCAGAAGATTACAGCAAGACAAGTCTGGAATTATTAAAACTTAAAGCACTGGATAAATCATCGGGTGTAGCGGCTGCATGTATGGCGCGGGGTATGGTTTGCATCGTCTTAATCCTGTTCATCATCATGGTGAGCATTGGAGTTGCGCTTTGGCTTGGCGATTTGCTTGGCAAAACCTGGTACGGATTTTTTATTGTGGCTGCATTTTATGGCATCAAAGCATTTGTTTTATATTTCTTTATGGGCAAATGGCTTAGGAAGGTTTTCAGTAATTTCATTATCAAGCAGGCGCTTAAATAAGATCCTATGCAGAATATTACTTCCAGAAAAGAGTTAAGGAATGCGATCCTTCAATTGGAGGAAAAGCAGATGCTGCAGGGACAGCTCCTGAAAGATCAGTTCAACAGCACCGTTGATCAATTCAGAGTCCTCGGTTGGATAAAAAGTGCTATCAAGGTTGCCACCCTGCCAGGCGCAATGGATAAGTTGCTCGGCACTACTCTTGGCTTAACGGCCTGGGCGCTCTCAAAGAAACTGTTCGTTGGCAGGTCAGGAAGCCCGTTACGTAAAGTCATCGGCACACTATTGCAATACGGGATGATGTATGTTGTAGTGAAGTATCCTGAGATCATTAAATCAACAGGTCTGGGTTTGTTCCATAAGGTATTCACCAAGCGGAAGTCAGGGGAGTGACGGGCCGCCATGATGCTGCCCTGAATACACTGACGAGAGGAACCTCTCTGCTTCGATGGCAGCCATACATCCTGTGCCTGCAGCGGTGACAGCCTGACGGAATACATGATCCTGAACATCGCCGGCAGCAAATACACCTTCTACACTGGTGCGTGTTGAATCAGGTGCAGTGATGATATATCCCATCTCATTCATGTCGAGCTGGCCCCTGAAAATCTCCGTATTGGGCGAATGCCCGATGGCGACGAAAAAACCCTCTACATCCAGTTTTTTCTGCTCTCCTGTTTTGACATTTTTCACGATGACACCATTCACACCCTTGAGATCGCCGACAATTTCAACAGGGACACTATCCCATACCATTTCGATATTTTTGGTGTTTAAAACTTTATTTTGCATGGCTTTGGAAGCGCGCAGCTCATGGCGGCGGTGGATGAGGTATACTTTTTTGCATAGCTTCGATAAATAGGTAGCTTCTTCAGTTGCGGTATCGCCGCCGCCGACGACAGCCACATCCTGGCCTTTATAGAAAAAACCGTCGCATGTGGCACAGGCTGACACACCATGCCCTTTGAACTTTTCTTCCGACGCCAAGCCCAGGTACCGGACTGTGGCTCCTGTCGCAATGATCAGTGTCTCCGCCTCCATGGCATGGCCGTCGTCAGCCTTGACGAGAAAAGGCCTTTTCGACAGGTCTGCCTCAGTGATGATCCCCCAGCGCGCATCAGTACCGAAACGTTCGGCCTGTTTTTGAATGTCTTCCATCATCTTCGGTCCGGTGACACCCTCAGGGTACCCCGGAAAGTTCTCCACATCGGTGGTGGTTGTCAGCTGTCCGCCAGGTTCTAATCCCATATATAAAACAGGTTTCAGATCCGCCCTGGCAGCGTAAATGGCTGCCGTGAAACCGGCCGGCCCCGAACCGATAATCAAACATCTCACTTTTTCAATAGGTTCACTCATGCTTTATCGAAAATTAAATTTATATTATGAAAGTGCCACTAATGTCCGAATTTTATGCCAAAAGTATGAAATGCCCAAATGTATCATAAACATCTGCATTTCCACGATTTAAAGATATGACATTCTGTCCTTCCCCCAAACATTTTTTTAAAAGTAAAATAAATCGTATTTTTGCCCCCCACTCTTCCCCACACCCACACCCTCACTCACACCCACACCCACAC comes from Bacteroidota bacterium and encodes:
- a CDS encoding YtxH domain-containing protein; this encodes MSSGKVVLGVLAGVAVGALLGILFAPDKGSKTRKKIIRKGGDTLDDLKEKFSDLLDNITEKYEAVKEEAADLAEKVKSKAEDVKPAKS
- a CDS encoding phage holin family protein; translated protein: MEDKGGLLESLFERAEDYSKTSLELLKLKALDKSSGVAAACMARGMVCIVLILFIIMVSIGVALWLGDLLGKTWYGFFIVAAFYGIKAFVLYFFMGKWLRKVFSNFIIKQALK
- the trxB gene encoding thioredoxin-disulfide reductase, encoding MSEPIEKVRCLIIGSGPAGFTAAIYAARADLKPVLYMGLEPGGQLTTTTDVENFPGYPEGVTGPKMMEDIQKQAERFGTDARWGIITEADLSKRPFLVKADDGHAMEAETLIIATGATVRYLGLASEEKFKGHGVSACATCDGFFYKGQDVAVVGGGDTATEEATYLSKLCKKVYLIHRRHELRASKAMQNKVLNTKNIEMVWDSVPVEIVGDLKGVNGVIVKNVKTGEQKKLDVEGFFVAIGHSPNTEIFRGQLDMNEMGYIITAPDSTRTSVEGVFAAGDVQDHVFRQAVTAAGTGCMAAIEAERFLSSVYSGQHHGGPSLP